The sequence TATGGCTAAAGCATATCAACAAATACCACTTTCAGAAGATTCTCAGAAGTATGCTGTTGACAGTACACACATGGAATTGTTTCAATATCTTGGTTGCCTTATGGTGTTTCAACAGGGCCGGCATCATTCCAAAGGATTACGAGTACGTTACTTTTGGGTATTTCGGGAGTAGTGGTTTTGTTTATGTTTTGATTTCGGCAAAGGACATAAAACAGCATTGGGAAAGGGTGCGAGAAGTACTCAAACGTTTAAGTGATCAGGGTTAAAACtacaacttaaaaaatgtatattttaccaACCAGAAGTAAAATAGATGAGCCATCGAATAAATAAAAACGGAACCTCacctcttaaaaaaataaaataaatagtgtAAGAAACGCACCTTCGCCCAAAGACATAACTCAACTGCAGAGTTTCATTGAATCAGCAACACATCTTCCGCAATTCATTGACAATCATTCTTAAAAAATGCAGCCCCTTTATGATTGTctaaatacgaggtgtgttcaaaaaataaggtgactttatggttttctcaaaaaatattcatttattcctcaatatttatgatgtccccttcaaagtaattcccctcagatataatacacttgtgccaacactttttccaatcatcgaagcacttctgataatcattttgtggtatagccttgagttctttcagcgatgcagtttttatctccttaatcgttgaaaatcgatgtcctttcatgggtctcttcagttttgggaaaagaaaaaagtcactgggggccaaatccggtgaatatggaggctgaggcatgactgtggttctgtttttggtcagaaaatctttcacaagcaacgataaatgagcaggtgcattatcgtgatgcaaaagccacgaattgtttttccgaagttccggacgttttttgcgtatcgcctctcgcaaacggcgtataacttgaaggtaatactccttattgaccgtacaaccttgtggtaagaattcctgatgcactacgccacggtaatcaaagaagacagtgagcaaaacctttacATTTGatcgaacttgacgtgcttttttcggtcttggagactcaggatgcttccactgagacgattgggctttagtttcgacgtcataaccatatacccacgattcatccccagttataacctttttgagaaaatcaggatcattattgacttcattcaacatctcctgagcgatggtctcatgcccaaaacgtccgcaaagatagcatggcatgagccaaccgatatgccaacatcttcagcaacttatctgatggtaatttggcgatttttcaacaccatttcttccactgcttgaacgttttcatctgttgttgacgtgctgggacgtccagagcgaggttcgtcttcgacatccactcggccttcttggaacagcttgtaccacttatacacatttttcttactcagagtagactcaccgtatgcaactgtcaacatttcaagagttttagagcaatggattccatttttcacacaaaatttaatgcaaattctttgctccatttttttcgaaagaagaaaatcaccgAGCACACCAAACGCTTCTATACTTTTACGCCTCTTcgagaaaaacaacacgagctatatagtcaaaactgtgaacatatgatcgtgacgagtgtaccaacacaacaaaacaaaaaatttaaaacttgaatgtacgtagcccgcgaaaattgaaaaatcaccttactttctgaacacacctcgtagatGTGTCAAGAAGGAGAAATTTGAATGGACTCCAAAAACGAAAAAGCTTTTAAACAAGTGAAGTCAAAATTGACGTCTGACTACATTCTAGACCACTATGATCCATTGCGATCActagttttaactttttttttaatttctaaagttaaaaGCCTGAAACGCAATAAATCGAAATCTACGGATTTCGATTATTtaagatatctaactttttttttagattttaaaattggaatgaatataacgtatctcgtaaatggaatgagatacgccaaaaaagacaacatttattAATTCAACAccaaattgtatattagtatataagttataattataaaatatgtattataagaaaattcgttatttaaaaaaaagtattaataattcgAAGAAATATTGTAAAAGGGAGTCGGGTTggtgacggccaactactgtaaataattcTGCCCGCCCGGTAAGTGAAGAATACAATATGAGCCTGCAGATAGCCTGAAACGGGCTAGcatagcaagggagttgttcatctccggagagtcgtgggaccggtacttctagagaaaaaagattttctctaagtacttaaagctgtttctcttggtggttcggaacccaacttaaactgtaggtccccctaccaccaccaagtaagtgtggggggggggggtgtaaacgaatagggaagaaggtgcaagaaaaatgtaaacccttaggggacacattagaatcTTCTATTCCATTCCAGTAGTTTTAACTTGCGACGCTTCACCATATGGAATAAGTTCGATATTGGCTCATCGGTTTCCTGGAAAAATAAATAAGCCAATATCTTTCGTAAGTTACAAATTCTCGGTAGCGGAGAAAAATTAGCCACATGTAGAGAAAGAGGGTTTAGCAATTGTTCTTGATGTGCGCAAGTTTTACGAATATGTACataatcacaaatttttattgCGAACTGATGCAGCGGCGTTGGCGAGAATTGTTCAAACGAATAAGGCTATTCCAGTAATAGCCACTTCAAGGTTGCAGCGTTGGACTACTCTCCTCGCACCCTTTAGTAATGAAATAAAACACATAAgaggaaattaaaattatgcagATTGGCTATGCAGACCGTTTGCTATTTTGAAGGATACGGGCTATacgtatttcaataaaattaaggtttttgTTTCTGCTACACTCGATTGGAAAAAGGTCTAAAAAGCAATACTTTaagatgaaatattaattaaaataatgcgcTACTGCAGAGATGGTTGGATGAAAGAAAACCAAACGATGATATTAAGATATTCTTGAATAAAAGAGATTCTTTGAACGTGACCAATCAGTGTCTTATGTGGGGCCCACGACGCGTAATAATTCCGCCAAAACTGAGATCTATAGTCTTCAAAGAGCTGCAGGCCCCTTATTTTCGCGTGACTTGCATGAGATCTTTAGCTAGATCTTTTGTGTGGTGGCCTGAAATAGGtcgagaaatttaagaaataactcAAAAATGTTGATCgtttttagaaaataagaaaagttcACCAAAAATTCCTTTGGCCACATGGAAATGGCCAACAAATCCATGGCATCGTCTTCATGCTGATATCCTTGGACCCATATATAATAAGATGATATGTATATCCTCGACAGTCATTCAAAATGGCCAGAAGCTTTCAATATTCCCAGTATGagtgaagaaaatacaattcCTATATTTGAGGGACTTTTTGTAAGATTTAGGTACCCATCACATTTGGTCACGGATAACTATTCGACTTTTATCGTGAtagcttttcaaaaattattgaaagcaGGAGTACTTCGACATAGCACAACGCCTCCGCAATTCCCTGCGACAAATGGTGCAGCGGAAGATTTTGTCGATAGGTTCAAAAGGAAGATAAATAGTATATTAAAAGATCACATAACGCTTAAAGCTgcgattataaaatttttatttgactccCGGAGTAAACTTCATGCGGCTACAAACCAATCTCCAGCTAGTCTAATGTTAGGCCCAGaactgaaaactcaatttttactTTTCCGTCCGCCTTcagtaaaaaatcgaattattaatgATCAAGAGAGGCAAATATGCAATAATTTaggagaaacaaaaataaatttctctgaGGGAGATTCAGTAGTAGCTCGAGATTATAGAGGGAAAGAGCCTAGCTGGACACCGGGAATTTTTACAAGAGAAATTGTGCCgggattaacatttttaataaaagtcgaTGGCTTAATTTGGAAACGTCACGCGAATAAATTATTGAGGCGTAGTCCGGTGGTCAAAGATAAGGaaacaggataacttttttattctttttttttttattattatatttttctcgtAAGCTCtgaattttttcgtatctgttattgttttcaagaaaatgtagaaaattcgGTCGTAAGaagaaaggttttaagaaaatcgatttttagtttttgcagaaaatccgctgccattttggtaattttaaacatatttttcaattcaccgaattcacaagaaaaaaatgttctctaaaaACCAACATATTCCTTCTCCGAAAGATTCTGTGATTTCAAGTGTAGAACACTGCcggatttgaaatgaattcggtctcctataatattattttttactatccacgttcttacaatattttttatacaaaattctagtattttaaactaataatcaGATATTTGCCTAGGCCGCCGACGTCGCTAGTTTAGACTCGATCCTTAAAGTATGCTTTTTACCAGTACCGGTTTCGTATACACAAccttttccttaaatttcttagCCGACTGTAAATCCATTTTTACTTTCAGGTAAATGATCGTAAAGGgtggaaattccttttttaaaggtCTCAGTGAGCTACAgatcttgtttttttaattgtaacgCTCAAGTGTCTCATCGAGTAGTCCCATTGCCAGCttggaaaaatattctaaaaaaagttttaaatatggaTTCTAAGCACGGCTATCTGTCGCAGAAAACATATAGGTCCGAAGACTAGCTTATTAAAACCTCTAGCATTGTTGCGGAACAAATAGCGAAACGAGCAATgttacggaacgaacgtgttacgTAATTGTCTCGAATGAGTTAGAAAGGAAGCAATATTCTGAATCTACTTTTAATTTGTGAATTCTTTAATGCTCTGATTTTGATGCATTTAATCATTGCTAAGAAGACATATTTCATTCCGAACTTAAATGATTTTCTTATATAGCTTATTAACTATCCATTATTACGAAAGTTTCTATATGATTAGTCCTGTACGTAGCTACTCTTAGGGCTAGTCTTCTGCTCACTTTCCAtgttttttcttgtttcaaatgTTTGTATTATATCAACGTGACAGTTTATGATACGTCAGCatgacattttataaaattgtcttCAACAAGAAGTGGTTGCCCTTGCGCGGAAATGCTTTAtcgttgatttttaaattattccatttgcgATTTAGATTAAAATGAGTGAATTCTGTAAAACCTgatataaagtttgaaaatgaataatgttTAATGGCATAGTTTCAAGttcctcatttaaaaaatttcaatttagaacaAAGGTTGGACTTGTTTAATTTCCAATGTTTCAAGttagaattaattctttataaaGCTTCTAATTCGAAACCataactttcaatgtttttacaatgattaagctttgaagttttaaataaagtaaggATTCGAATTCCAAAGTATTAtccttttatattaatttgttattttgtaaatcatgTCAGAATCCCTGCTTCTACTATACCGATGTACTTTACCGAGGAATATCCTTAATCACTGCCGAAGAAGTGAAAAAGCACTTAGAGGTACGAAGACCTTTTCCGCTGCAGGACCAGGTGGTCCGGCCGTCTACACCATCACTGCTAAGGAGAAGCATAGGGAGCAGAGGTATCAAAACCTCAAAAGGGAGCTGCAAACACTGTACCACCCAAattacggttgtgagacgtggacataagtgtgatttaccgcggttctactgAGAGCCAGTATCATTTTTAGATGAGGGTTGCTCCCAGTAGGACCATGCGATAGTTGTTTAAccccttttttaattatataattaaaagtttgtcataaggacaaccacaggatttcattgggagcgagtgctaatctgaaaaactgcacccgatcccagcgaaatcgcggtaaaatttcagccatgaccacgtctcacgaccgtaaaattggtggttacagtctgtgacggaatcaatacgaagatccggcaaaagtctcgtgcatccTGAGGACACGGAGCCACCCAGGGACCCAaggccttctgcatttttcccgaaagtgttttagcatattgttgacacgcagggatgcttttcaggttatTAACCAGTAAATTtgtcacctccaagagcgccgatgataaggacgattagtttaacagaatattccagatACAATCGtctaactcccttataaggtcattttcgacaattgactatTTCCCTGGGAGCGTTTGCACAGTGGTATTAGGGATAATGTCGTAAAAGTGACtaagatgataataaagcactctgaGTGCCGCTTTGTGCCTTTAGATATATTTCGTTCCCGCATGAATCGGAGAAATATATATTACGTGTCATAGATGTTCAAGGTGTGCATTACACGCTCTGCAGCATCATCGAGAATGTCgttgctcaaaatgtggcgacagtatgctaaagtggaaatgacaccgtcttgacacgCCAAAATGTATCCCTCCATGCCCGACTTTAATCCGAgcaatttaagaaaagcaaacattagctcatACGACATCGACTGaatcttcacatttctgtgaaaaatgtcgtgcatcctcttatcgaggagctgttcgcaGAAGCTTTCCTCCTGTGCTTTCTGAATCTCGGCCTTCGGGAGTGAATATTCGAGATAggtaagatttaatgcattttgctcacccctgacaTTGTTGCCAAGGCCGAATGTTTCCGCAGCCTCCTCCGTTGCTTTGTACGAAATGCtactttgcctacttcttcgtgctTTTTCACCATTTTACGATGAGAGTCGTCTATTTTCGAATATATTTGCTGtacgaaagaccaaatctgccgtataggacgtttgtatctgcttcggagagtatctttaGTAGATGTCACGTCCTCAATGTGGCCCTGTGACACGCCCAGGTAagtataggtctctccagcgcCATGGTCTTCGGGGATGcgattaagttttccttgcttcaaatcaAACTTGGCGCATTTCTCAAACCAAACTCCATTGCAATCTTCTGAGAGTATTTTTCGTCAATTCCTAGAGCTAGGTgtagtttctttttatttttggcatACACCTTAAGAACCCTCAAGTAAATCTCGATTTCTAGATTTTCCGCATAAGTACCGCGTAAGATAGTGGCAATAACGTAAGGTAAAAGCGCAGTGGGCTCATGGcgtcgctctgaaagacacctctctgaaaggtgacgttTTTAGTTGGCATGCGATGTTTTCCAAATGCGatattaaatctgtttttttaaagCGGCATTAATCATTTTATTCAGCAAACGATGTGCAAATGAATCCTTAAGCTTTCCAACAGATAGACGACAAGTCTGTGGGCGGTTAAATCGAAACCTTTCCgacaatcaatccaggccatcgatattTAGTGCTTGTAGGATTttgcgtctttgcagacacaacggtcgataagcaggttctcccgacaaccTGCTACGTCTTTCcttgagccgcgttgttcgtaTACTTCTTGCCAAACAGGTccgattgtccgaacaatcctatcatttaggatagctgtgaagattttgtacagtgtgttcagacaagtgaatcactgtaattcttcggatcagctaagttgcccatctttggcaggagtattgtgcgcctttccaccaaccactccggaatagACTCTTCGAATTTAGATATGAGGCGAAAATGCGGTCCctgagcggaatagttctttatataTCCTAATACttcttttcacctcctcggtagtaatggATGGGCATTCTTCCTCATGTGTTATGAGGGCACTGCACAttttcttgaagctatttatgttctttgaGTCTTCTGTCAGTGGATGCTGGACTTCGTAGAATTCTCTCCAAAattcttcgacctcctctggtttgagaGAATTGTCGACAGTAGCTGAaggatcttggaagagtctagatgggtcagagaaatCAGTTGATTTTTCTCTAACCCACGTCTCCATCTGCTCTAGATTACTCCTACCGTCAGTTCAGCTCTGCGCGTTCAGGGATTTCGAACTGCACAGACTACAACTATGTTTAATGTTattattgttgttcccacgagaagctaggataTCGAAATTGTATGTAGGTGCACAGTGTATAGCGATTGTTTGTTTGAATCCAATGGTATCAAGTTTTATCGAACCGTAAAATAACTTtgcaaaaaatcaattcttttatttaaacatgtTGAGGATAAAATATTCACTCACCAATATTCGGTGCATAGAAGAAATGAAAACGCAAGCTAGATTCTTCGAAATTTGCTGAGCGTAGCACAAAGAATTTCCGTGAGCCTAGGTAATTCATACATTATTGTAAATAATCGGTAACCGTCTCTGATTTAGCTagaatttaattcaaagttttaattcttctggaagcatggaattcttttcaactatttttcaaatttatcaactttggTCGACGGTGAACTACTATTGAATTAAGGGGAGATTCACACCTGGATGCGCGAAAAAAATGCgattttcgtgaattttgttTAGAAAGCATACACGAATTGTTGGATTGACTTTTTCTAAATGAAAGTACTCACtttcgagaacatttttaattttccattttatttaatttacaatattagatGAGTATATATACACCTCTTTCAACTGCCGAAAAAAGAGGTCCTTCGCGGTGAGCCCTATCGTTTTATCTGTAATCAGAATAAAAAACCAAAGAGATTATTAGAGCGAAGACTATAATCTAGCCTTCGTCGAAGGGGTTCTCGAAATTATCTTTATTTGACAAAATGGCGGGTGGTTGAACTCAAGTTAgcgattttttagttaaaatccgTCCTAATTGTGTCGATAAAACAAAATCTAAGCTACTAAAAAAAGCCCTACGACAAAGACTAGATAATTATGTATATAATAAGCACAATAAATTTCAAGTTGATCGGTACACTGGTATTCGAATCATTGTACTCACCGATTTCGAAAACATGGTTTCGAGAAATCGACCCTCTTTTGATGCACAAGTGCGCATTCGGTCTTAGTAAAATTCCCATGAGATTCATCACTTGTAGCAGTGACATGACTCCATTGCTGAATATAAAAGTTGCTAATAATGCTGCAATCTCGACAATTTCAGCCTCACTATGTGTTGTTTTTGGAGCTATCTTCCAAATCAATTGATTATAGCTCTCGTTCGAGTTCTGAGTGTTACCACTAACACAGCACTCCAATAACGAGTCGTTACTTAGATCTTCATATATCGGTCTGATGACATCCAATAA comes from Belonocnema kinseyi isolate 2016_QV_RU_SX_M_011 chromosome 5, B_treatae_v1, whole genome shotgun sequence and encodes:
- the LOC117173689 gene encoding uncharacterized protein K02A2.6-like, whose protein sequence is MYILDSHSKWPEAFNIPSMSEENTIPIFEGLFVRFRYPSHLVTDNYSTFIVIAFQKLLKAGVLRHSTTPPQFPATNGAAEDFVDRFKRKINSILKDHITLKAAIIKFLFDSRSKLHAATNQSPASLMLGPELKTQFLLFRPPSVKNRIINDQERQICNNLGETKINFSEGDSVVARDYRGKEPSWTPGIFTREIVPGLTFLIKVDGLIWKRHANKLLRRSPVVKDKETG